The following is a genomic window from bacterium BMS3Abin08.
AACGCTTCAGAGCAGATACCGCTGTACATTAATTGCATTCCTGTATAAAGTCGAACAATTGTCGTTTTTCCGTCATTTCCCGAAAGCGCTCGGGGAATCGTTCCTTGAGAAGGATTCCCGACATGCTTCGCTTGCGGGAATGACAAGCGATCGTAATTTATACACAACCCTATTTAGTGCCTGTATAAAGTCAGTATCTCTATCTGTCATTCCGGCAGTTCTTAAGCCGGAATCCAGTTTTTTCAATAAGTTCCGGATACCCCGAATGCTTTCGGGGTATGACAAAAATAAAAAACGGCACTTTATACACAAACTCTATTTAGAGTATTGATCCTTTTTTTAGGTGAAAGAACCGCTCAGATCAGGTATAATTAAGTATGCATGAAATATTGAATAACCCCCTAATCCGTTTGATCATTGTCACTGTTGCCCTTTTACTTTTCTTCAAGATAGTCGACCTGTTTTTGAAAAAGTTCCTGTTGAGACTCACAGGGATTACCCGTACATCACTTGATGATGAGGTCATAGATATTCTTCACAGACCCATCATTCTATCTTTGTTTTTCCTGAGCTTAATCTTCAGCCTCCCCCATATCGGCTTAAAGGACGAGGCTGCCTTCTATCTCAAATCCATCTCCTATACAGTATTAGTGCTGACATGGTGTATAACGCTGATAAAGACAAGTAACCAGGTTGTACACCATATCTTAAGCGCTGTGAAGGATGAGACGGGTCTTCGTAAGGACCTGATACCACTTATAAAGAACATCTCCAAGATCATCATACTCGGTACAACGGCATTTTTTTTCCTATCAATCTGGAAGATTAACCTTACCCCTCTTCTTGCATCAGCCGGAATTGCAGGCGCTGTCGTTGCCTTTGCCGCCAAGGACGCGATGGCAAACCTCTTTGGAGGAATCAGCATCTTTTTTGACAAGCCCTTTATTATAGGCGACTACGTGGTGCTGGACAGTGGCGAGAGGGGAGAGGTGGTAACGATAGGTGTCAGAAGTACGAGGATAAAGACGAGGGATGACATCCTGATAACTATACCCAACTCGATTATTGCCAATACAAAGATCATAAATGAGAGCGCTCCCATTCCAAGATTCAGGGTCAGAAGCCCCGTATCCGTTGCTTACGGCAGTGATATAGACCTCGTGGAGAAGACCCTGTTGGAGGTAGCTGAAGGCAATCCAAATGTCCTTTCCCTGCCTTCACCGAGGGTGAGATTCCGTTCCTTCGGGGATTCCGCACTAAACTTTGAATTGCTCTGCTGGGCAAGAGAGCCGTCCGTGAGGGGTCTGACCGTTCATGAGCTGAATTCCGCAATATACAGAGAGTTCGAAAAAAGGAATATAAAGATTCCTTTTCCCCAGCGCGATGTCCATCTGTATAAAACCTGACCCGGCCCTTGAGGACAAAGGACAGAGGGCAGAGGGCAGAGGGGGGGTGGATTAAGATGCTGTTATCACCCCTCCCTTTAATCCAAAAATGCAGGATACCAGTTAGCAGGAAGTTTTCGGTTCGGGTATAATATAAGGCAGAAATGAATATCGTAATCGGGGCAGATCATGGGGGTTATCAACTAAAAAATACCCTCACCGGCTTCCTCCGGGACAGGGGGCACGGGGTGGCCGATGTTGGGGCATTCTCTGGTGAGTCTTCAGACTACCCGGACTTTGCAAGGCTTGTGGCTGATAAGATCATATTGCTGGAGGCAGAGAGGGGTATCCTGATATGCGGAAGCGGTGTCGGGGCATCGATTGCAGCCAACAAATTCCACGGGATCCGGGCTGCAGTGTGCCATGACACTTATTCATCCCGCCAGGGTGTTGAGGATGACGATATGAATGTCCTGTGCCTCGGTGCGCGGATCATAGGGGTGGAACTGGCAAAGGAAGTGGTAACGGCTTTCCTGAAGGCACGGTTCAAGGATCTTGATCGCTATAAACGACGGCTTAGGAAGGTGAAGGAGATAGAGGAACAATGGATGAAGAGAAGTTGATCCATGACTGGCTTGTCCGTAAACTCAAGGAGAGGCTGTCGCGGGACTATAACGAAATTCAGGACAACATAGAAGGGCAGAGACACGAGTTCGATGACTGTTATCCGGACATAATACTCGGGAATCACGGTATGGTGCTGGCCGTACTGGAGGTTGAAACCGAGCATAGCATCAATTCAGGGAAGGCCGCCGAATGGAAGAGGATTGCTGAATCAGGAACAAAACTGATCCTCATGGTGCCGAAGAAATCTGTAAAGTACGTCACATCCCTTCTCTGGGAACAGGGTATCATGGATAAGGCATCAATCGGGACTTATGACGTGGTTATTGCAATGCCTTGAATCCGGGGAAGTTCTAATCTTATTGCTTTAAACAGTGAAATCAATGCCTGAAAGGAGATCCGGTCATGAGAAGTATTTGGGTGCTTATAGCTATGGCAATACTGGTAGTTTCGGGATGTAAGGGAAAGGACAATACCAGTGTCTATTCCACTCCCGGTGGACAGGTGAAGGTTGAGAAGAAGGGTAATGGAGATGTAAAGGAACTCACCGTTACCTCTGAGAAGGGAACCGTGACATTCAGGACAGGAAAAGGTGAAATTCCAGAGGACCTGGGAGTTCCCATCTATCCCGGGGCGGATGCCGAAGAGGGGCGGACATGGAGTATGAAGGGGATGAATAAGGGGAAGGAAGGGGGCGTTTCATCGACATTTCTGCATAGCGATGATGGAATTGAGAAGGTGATTGCGTTTTATAAAAAAGAACTTAAAGGCCGGACTCCTAAATTTTTTGAGATGACCTCTCCAAACGGCAGGATGGCAAATTTTGCTATTGACACAGACGCTCCGGTCTCAATAAATATCATGATTGCCGAGAGCCCGGATAAGAAAGGAACACAAGTTCATATCACAAGGATACAGAAGTGAAGCTCCCAGACCAAAGGTCGGGGCTTCCGGGAAAGGAATATCGATTATTTTTTTTAATAACCCACAGTCTCTTCTGTGGGGTTTCCTCATAATCCTTCCTTTGAAAAAGGGGACAATG
Proteins encoded in this region:
- the mscK gene encoding mechanosensitive channel MscK precursor; the protein is MHEILNNPLIRLIIVTVALLLFFKIVDLFLKKFLLRLTGITRTSLDDEVIDILHRPIILSLFFLSLIFSLPHIGLKDEAAFYLKSISYTVLVLTWCITLIKTSNQVVHHILSAVKDETGLRKDLIPLIKNISKIIILGTTAFFFLSIWKINLTPLLASAGIAGAVVAFAAKDAMANLFGGISIFFDKPFIIGDYVVLDSGERGEVVTIGVRSTRIKTRDDILITIPNSIIANTKIINESAPIPRFRVRSPVSVAYGSDIDLVEKTLLEVAEGNPNVLSLPSPRVRFRSFGDSALNFELLCWAREPSVRGLTVHELNSAIYREFEKRNIKIPFPQRDVHLYKT
- the rpiB_2 gene encoding ribose-5-phosphate isomerase B, whose amino-acid sequence is MNIVIGADHGGYQLKNTLTGFLRDRGHGVADVGAFSGESSDYPDFARLVADKIILLEAERGILICGSGVGASIAANKFHGIRAAVCHDTYSSRQGVEDDDMNVLCLGARIIGVELAKEVVTAFLKARFKDLDRYKRRLRKVKEIEEQWMKRS